In the Sulfitobacter pacificus genome, one interval contains:
- a CDS encoding AAA family ATPase — protein sequence MTRPAPHISEFLAGIGLPQLLDLFSAEDIDMSTLMLLDKDDLKELGLTLGQRKKLLAAMDALPAAAGDAAPADAPPEEAPIQLRRISVLFCDIVGSTELSQQHSIEDMQIIMQHYYQVADDIARQHDGYLVGSQGDGVVILFGYPRVLDGFAERCVQAAQNLQRALAEKLVTFDGRASFHIPTRIGIATGQAAVGQASGALRGDAMQLVGPVVNRAARLQTVANPQSIVVDSKTQHLTRSSVLYSEVEAHDLKGLPSGTEVFHVLGLRREVEGPVAPATLIGRDGEAATLRRLWTQAQAGTPVTVTITGDAGIGKSTLIQSFVSMQTNPSMRVVHLHCAAMGARSPLLPVAKTLDALTASGATNPSLASLLGDPAPELLHRAAQFLGLGATPAEDVTLSLRDRDSILDFLGRWIIRGASGPTLLFVENAQWADNSTRELLKRAAERARREGAALMMIAATRADSPDIWIEQKGHETLILPPLDQRHCEKLLQGIFGNKPIPHPIRNNILSHSGGNPLMLETLGQAQATQQQTMVAGSVEIPHTIYESVSKRLDGIRMGRSVIEALAVLDSPASPSLLAAVLDRDADSMKPAIDALEQAGLVLREGTQGQEVATIRHQVYRDVIYEQIVGQSRRRLHTAAYSALGGYYTDTEAQRPDVLATHAHVARDWENTAAHALEAGESLLKRSALIEAGHFLEMANGAMQRLPGNAANKKKHLRTITGLASVERSRFGIATDASADLGTQAVQLARELGDSKTELLALNGLYAHSLVRANYPQAQEYAETLLETASHSQDKTFVMIGTRAIGAVAFHRSDQKTAQRNLSLALSQYDKDTHLPLAHAHGYDHAEICAAFLCMSNWLTGDLQQSRHFGAFSINHSREIGHAHSLAQAMAFRVMLGALARHGTELSVIASEAIALGEKHDIRVMRAAAVLFPFVTQLCLRPEPPKPAEMTDLALRVKEFREVNPFNYGPLVASLIAEASLRADDVDGAEAALSEGSTLELRTGETWTAPELLRLRACVAAARGKVEIAGQLRQEALKSATRAGALTLALRILCDIAVADPGPTTIQPLRDALQRMASDDQGWDTQRATALVQAVGLT from the coding sequence ATGACGCGCCCTGCACCGCATATCTCGGAGTTTCTGGCCGGCATCGGCTTGCCTCAACTGCTTGATCTGTTTTCCGCAGAAGACATTGATATGTCGACCCTGATGCTGTTGGATAAGGACGACCTGAAAGAGCTTGGCTTGACCCTGGGCCAACGCAAGAAACTGCTGGCCGCGATGGATGCCTTGCCAGCGGCTGCGGGCGACGCAGCGCCTGCCGATGCCCCCCCCGAAGAGGCCCCGATCCAGCTGCGCCGTATCAGCGTGCTGTTCTGCGATATTGTTGGCTCCACAGAGTTGAGCCAGCAGCACAGTATCGAAGACATGCAGATCATCATGCAGCATTATTATCAGGTCGCTGATGACATCGCCCGACAGCATGATGGCTATCTTGTCGGCTCGCAAGGTGATGGTGTGGTCATCCTGTTCGGCTATCCGCGTGTCCTTGACGGATTTGCCGAACGCTGTGTTCAGGCGGCACAAAATCTACAACGCGCATTGGCGGAAAAGCTGGTGACCTTTGACGGACGGGCGTCGTTTCATATTCCCACACGGATTGGCATTGCCACCGGGCAGGCCGCCGTCGGACAGGCCAGCGGGGCCCTGCGCGGAGATGCGATGCAACTGGTTGGCCCCGTGGTCAATCGCGCCGCGCGGCTTCAGACCGTGGCCAACCCGCAATCCATTGTGGTGGACAGCAAGACCCAGCATCTGACCCGAAGTTCCGTACTTTATTCCGAGGTAGAGGCGCATGACCTCAAGGGGCTGCCCTCTGGCACTGAAGTGTTTCACGTTCTTGGGCTGCGCCGTGAGGTCGAAGGCCCGGTTGCACCCGCCACGCTGATCGGGCGTGACGGCGAGGCTGCCACCCTGCGCCGACTGTGGACGCAGGCACAGGCCGGCACGCCGGTTACCGTCACAATCACCGGCGATGCGGGCATTGGAAAATCGACCCTGATCCAAAGTTTCGTGTCGATGCAGACCAACCCTTCGATGCGCGTCGTGCACCTGCATTGCGCCGCAATGGGCGCCCGTTCGCCCCTGTTGCCGGTGGCCAAAACACTGGATGCGCTGACCGCTTCAGGGGCGACAAACCCATCGCTCGCCAGTCTTCTCGGTGACCCGGCCCCGGAACTGCTGCACCGTGCCGCCCAGTTCCTCGGGCTTGGTGCTACACCTGCGGAAGATGTGACACTTTCGCTGCGGGACCGTGACAGTATCCTTGATTTTCTTGGCCGCTGGATCATCCGGGGGGCATCCGGCCCGACCCTGCTGTTTGTGGAAAACGCCCAATGGGCTGATAACTCCACCCGCGAGCTTTTGAAACGTGCCGCAGAACGTGCCCGCCGCGAGGGGGCTGCGCTGATGATGATCGCCGCAACGCGCGCAGACAGCCCCGACATCTGGATCGAACAGAAAGGCCATGAAACCCTGATCCTGCCGCCGCTGGATCAGCGCCATTGTGAAAAGCTGTTGCAGGGGATTTTTGGGAACAAGCCAATCCCGCACCCCATCCGTAACAACATCCTGAGTCATTCCGGCGGCAATCCCCTGATGCTGGAAACACTGGGCCAGGCGCAGGCCACGCAGCAACAGACAATGGTCGCAGGTTCGGTGGAAATCCCGCATACGATTTATGAATCCGTCTCCAAACGTCTTGACGGGATCCGTATGGGGCGCAGCGTGATCGAAGCCCTTGCAGTCTTGGACAGCCCAGCCAGCCCTTCCCTGTTAGCGGCGGTCCTTGATCGTGATGCCGACAGCATGAAACCGGCGATAGATGCATTGGAGCAGGCCGGTCTGGTCTTGCGTGAGGGGACACAAGGACAGGAGGTGGCGACCATCCGCCATCAGGTGTACCGAGATGTGATCTATGAACAGATCGTCGGACAATCCCGAAGGCGGCTGCACACGGCGGCCTATTCGGCGCTGGGCGGATATTATACAGACACTGAGGCCCAGCGCCCTGATGTTCTGGCAACACATGCTCATGTCGCACGAGATTGGGAAAACACTGCCGCTCATGCGCTGGAGGCGGGTGAAAGCCTGCTGAAACGCTCTGCTCTGATCGAAGCGGGGCATTTCCTGGAAATGGCCAATGGCGCCATGCAACGGCTGCCGGGCAATGCTGCCAACAAGAAAAAACACCTGCGTACGATCACCGGTCTCGCCTCTGTTGAACGGTCACGCTTTGGGATCGCGACGGACGCCAGTGCGGATCTTGGCACACAGGCGGTGCAACTCGCCCGCGAGCTTGGCGACAGCAAGACAGAGCTTTTAGCGCTGAACGGGCTTTATGCGCATTCATTGGTGCGGGCCAACTATCCGCAGGCGCAGGAATACGCCGAAACCCTGTTGGAAACCGCCAGCCACAGTCAGGACAAGACCTTTGTGATGATTGGCACCCGCGCCATTGGGGCCGTGGCGTTTCACCGATCCGACCAGAAAACCGCCCAGCGTAACCTAAGTCTTGCCTTGTCCCAATATGACAAGGACACCCATCTGCCTCTGGCCCATGCCCATGGCTATGACCACGCGGAAATCTGCGCGGCCTTCCTGTGCATGTCAAACTGGCTGACTGGCGATCTACAGCAATCGCGCCATTTTGGTGCCTTCTCCATCAACCATTCCCGTGAAATCGGCCATGCCCATTCACTGGCGCAGGCAATGGCCTTTCGGGTCATGCTGGGGGCACTTGCCCGCCATGGAACCGAACTTTCGGTGATTGCCAGCGAAGCCATTGCATTGGGTGAAAAACACGACATCCGGGTGATGCGCGCCGCTGCCGTCCTGTTCCCTTTTGTCACCCAACTGTGCCTGCGGCCCGAACCGCCAAAACCTGCTGAGATGACCGACCTTGCCCTGCGCGTAAAAGAGTTTCGCGAGGTAAACCCCTTTAACTACGGGCCCTTGGTCGCCTCCTTGATCGCCGAGGCCTCTTTGCGGGCTGATGATGTTGACGGCGCAGAGGCCGCCCTGTCAGAAGGTTCAACGCTTGAGCTGCGCACCGGTGAGACCTGGACCGCGCCGGAGTTGTTGCGCCTGCGGGCCTGCGTTGCCGCAGCGCGGGGGAAGGTCGAGATTGCCGGCCAGCTGCGTCAGGAAGCCTTGAAAAGTGCAACCCGCGCCGGTGCCCTGACGCTGGCGCTGCGGATCCTCTGCGACATTGCCGTGGCGGATCCCGGCCCGACCACAATCCAGCCTCTGCGTGACGCCCTGCAACGAATGGCATCCGATGATCAGGGGTGGGATACGCAACGCGCCACCGCCCTTGTTCAGGCCGTTGGCCTGACCTGA
- a CDS encoding methyl-accepting chemotaxis protein, which translates to MISRLSHTLGSVIVRLGLIFGALAAMTTAAIVVAWMVFQSIASNMAVLSDTHLPELQESAKVVATTDAVRNILLEVLIAESTAELDQLSVRMQATLAALRQNIGTDEPAADEAMATLVEDVEKSLGDLTAARKEALLSRTSVAEKIKEALNLATGAADLLATASDEAFAELVKGGDNTIGSVDASLTQLIESDFALYQSTLAVHSKMNLLSGLALSRTQTTDGSIRTILADLATAADKHLRDLLGQLAGAEPTRNLAESLKITQAELMKTFRNTGRSTRPTTILALRQAADADLTAALDDIYFELVIKSEDTKAANQDAIKVLLDEQVMGIRQQAALNASTKSLVSAILQVALSRDTNELDLNAAALKRSTSRLATAMDGAAPNIQKILKEIMAMSDPQKGILFTRAAAIAANQRAFQATQRATQAVGQIATAVSDGALKARSHIESSAAILNKQVHTAQERIKIISLISGIIVLIAPCMIWWMITRPLNRVTKVTERLARGDLSQITELHQQHGEIGRLAQALHIFRQGALERIQLQTDEKRNQEERLAAERSAEQAKRDAEQQARDLEAARAKEDRDREARTFAREEEARLKEEKERDLRAKEQALVVSELADGLNRLSKGDLSLVIETAFPPSYEGLRKDYNTAILSLSEIIENIGLCADTIDQSSAEITAASLDLATRTEKAATTLEQTSTALNAITTGVSAAAKGASSAARDANEVNEKTEQSRKVMTDAVQAMREIEGSSSEIGKIVGVIDAIAFQTNLLALNAGVEAARAGEAGAGFAVVASEVRQLAHRSSEAADQIKSLVSLSTTQVETGVTLLAENSNWLDWNLNEISKMAQIMTEIASSSDQQSRGLSDINRSVEELDGNTQKNAAMFEETTAANQSLTEQARQLISMVSGFSTAAPANGENQSDQSRFSPEPEEERAA; encoded by the coding sequence ATGATATCTCGACTTTCGCATACTTTGGGATCAGTCATCGTCCGGCTTGGACTGATCTTTGGCGCATTGGCCGCAATGACAACCGCCGCTATTGTCGTGGCCTGGATGGTCTTTCAATCCATCGCGAGCAATATGGCGGTTCTGTCCGATACCCACCTGCCGGAATTGCAGGAAAGTGCCAAGGTTGTCGCCACCACGGATGCGGTCAGGAATATTCTGTTGGAGGTTTTAATCGCCGAGTCCACCGCGGAATTGGACCAGCTCTCGGTCAGGATGCAGGCTACCCTCGCCGCACTACGACAGAACATCGGGACCGACGAACCCGCCGCAGATGAAGCGATGGCGACATTGGTGGAAGACGTTGAGAAAAGTCTGGGCGATCTGACCGCAGCCCGCAAAGAAGCATTGCTCAGCCGAACCTCCGTGGCGGAAAAAATCAAAGAGGCGCTGAACCTTGCAACAGGTGCCGCAGATCTTCTTGCCACGGCTTCTGACGAGGCTTTTGCGGAATTGGTCAAAGGCGGGGACAACACCATCGGGTCGGTGGACGCCAGCCTTACACAGCTGATCGAAAGTGACTTTGCGCTTTATCAATCCACCCTTGCCGTCCACTCTAAAATGAACCTGTTGTCCGGTCTTGCTCTCAGCCGGACCCAGACCACCGATGGTTCGATCCGCACGATTCTGGCAGACCTTGCAACCGCTGCGGACAAACACCTGCGGGACTTGCTGGGGCAATTGGCCGGGGCGGAACCAACCCGTAATCTGGCCGAAAGCCTCAAGATCACACAGGCCGAGCTGATGAAAACCTTTCGAAACACCGGTAGGTCCACGCGGCCCACTACCATTCTGGCATTGCGTCAGGCGGCTGATGCCGATCTCACTGCGGCGCTGGACGACATCTATTTTGAATTGGTCATCAAGAGTGAAGACACGAAAGCGGCCAATCAGGACGCGATTAAGGTTTTGCTGGATGAACAGGTCATGGGCATTCGACAGCAGGCTGCGTTGAACGCCTCGACGAAATCGCTTGTCTCAGCGATTTTGCAGGTGGCCCTGTCTCGCGACACCAACGAGCTTGACCTGAACGCCGCTGCATTGAAACGCTCCACCTCCCGGCTGGCAACAGCAATGGATGGCGCGGCACCGAACATCCAGAAAATCCTAAAAGAAATCATGGCGATGTCAGATCCTCAAAAGGGGATCCTGTTCACAAGAGCCGCTGCCATCGCGGCAAACCAACGGGCCTTTCAAGCCACGCAAAGGGCAACCCAAGCTGTTGGCCAGATTGCAACCGCCGTTTCAGATGGTGCCCTTAAGGCCCGTTCCCATATCGAGAGCAGTGCGGCCATCCTCAACAAGCAGGTTCACACCGCGCAGGAGAGGATCAAGATCATCAGCCTGATCAGCGGTATCATCGTGCTGATCGCGCCCTGCATGATCTGGTGGATGATCACTCGCCCGCTGAACCGTGTAACGAAAGTGACGGAACGTCTTGCCCGGGGCGACCTTTCGCAGATTACCGAGTTGCACCAACAACATGGCGAAATCGGCCGCTTGGCGCAGGCCTTGCATATCTTTCGACAAGGCGCGCTGGAGCGGATCCAGTTGCAGACAGATGAAAAACGAAATCAGGAAGAGAGACTGGCCGCAGAACGCAGCGCGGAACAAGCCAAACGCGACGCAGAACAGCAGGCACGTGATCTGGAAGCGGCGCGCGCAAAAGAGGATCGGGATCGCGAAGCCAGAACCTTTGCCCGCGAGGAGGAAGCCCGCCTTAAGGAAGAAAAGGAACGCGACCTGCGGGCGAAAGAACAGGCGCTTGTTGTGTCAGAACTTGCCGATGGTTTGAACCGCTTGTCCAAGGGCGATCTTTCCCTTGTCATCGAGACGGCGTTTCCACCAAGCTATGAAGGGCTGCGCAAGGATTACAACACGGCCATCCTGAGCCTGTCCGAGATTATTGAAAACATCGGTCTTTGCGCAGATACCATTGATCAAAGCAGCGCCGAAATCACCGCCGCCTCCTTGGATCTTGCCACCCGGACCGAAAAGGCCGCAACCACGCTTGAGCAAACCTCAACCGCGCTGAATGCGATTACCACCGGTGTTTCCGCTGCGGCGAAAGGGGCCTCAAGTGCTGCGCGAGATGCCAATGAAGTTAACGAAAAAACAGAGCAAAGCCGCAAGGTAATGACCGATGCCGTTCAGGCGATGCGCGAGATTGAAGGCTCCTCCAGCGAGATTGGCAAGATTGTTGGCGTTATCGATGCGATTGCATTCCAGACCAACCTGCTTGCCCTGAATGCCGGTGTTGAGGCGGCGCGTGCAGGTGAAGCCGGGGCAGGATTTGCGGTCGTGGCCTCTGAGGTACGCCAATTGGCCCATCGCAGTTCCGAGGCTGCGGATCAGATCAAATCACTGGTTTCGCTATCGACCACTCAGGTCGAAACCGGCGTGACCTTGTTGGCGGAGAACAGCAATTGGCTGGACTGGAATCTGAACGAGATATCGAAGATGGCCCAAATCATGACCGAAATCGCCTCGTCTTCCGATCAGCAATCACGCGGCCTGTCAGACATCAACCGCTCTGTCGAAGAGCTGGACGGCAACACGCAGAAAAACGCGGCAATGTTTGAGGAAACCACTGCGGCGAACCAATCACTGACGGAGCAGGCCAGGCAGCTGATCAGCATGGTTTCCGGATTTTCAACAGCAGCGCCGGCGAATGGAGAAAACCAATCTGATCAATCGAGGTTCTCTCCTGAACCGGAGGAAGAACGGGCCGCCTAG
- a CDS encoding ABC transporter substrate-binding protein: MLRSLLTAGLTATIFSGTSLAAEQGVTETTVSFVQVAALEGPAAALGQGMRQGLMAAFEEANRAGGVHGRTISLEAMDDSYEPNKSIDQVRAAIASDGYLALIGPVGTPTTKATQPIATEAGMPMVAPFTGAGFLRNPQLRNVTNLRATYDAETQAWIDHLVDVEGITDIAILYQDDGFGRVGLSGVKEALDARGMSLVAEGTYTRNTVAVKSALLEIRKAKPQAVVMVGAYKPLAEFVKLAKKMKMDPTFMTISFVGSKAFAAELGADGDGVIVSQVVPQPWDNSLPIVAEYQAALSAFDANAEPGFVSLEGYVAGRLAIAGLNAAGADLTRQGFMDAMNGLGKIDLGGMTLNFGPNDNQGSDDVFLTRIRSDGSFDPISAGS; encoded by the coding sequence ATGTTACGTTCACTTCTTACTGCGGGCCTTACGGCGACGATATTTTCCGGCACCTCTCTGGCTGCCGAACAAGGGGTCACAGAGACCACCGTCAGCTTTGTTCAGGTAGCGGCCCTTGAAGGTCCAGCGGCGGCACTGGGCCAAGGGATGCGGCAGGGGCTGATGGCAGCATTTGAGGAAGCCAACCGCGCGGGTGGCGTGCATGGGCGTACAATCAGCCTAGAGGCGATGGACGATAGTTATGAACCGAACAAATCAATTGATCAGGTCCGTGCCGCCATCGCCTCGGATGGCTATCTGGCATTGATCGGACCGGTCGGCACACCCACCACCAAAGCGACCCAACCTATAGCGACTGAAGCCGGGATGCCCATGGTTGCACCGTTTACCGGTGCGGGTTTCCTGAGGAATCCACAGTTGCGCAATGTGACAAACCTACGGGCCACCTATGATGCGGAAACCCAGGCTTGGATCGACCATCTGGTGGATGTTGAAGGGATCACAGACATTGCAATCCTGTATCAGGATGACGGGTTTGGCCGGGTTGGGCTGTCCGGTGTGAAAGAGGCTCTGGACGCCCGCGGCATGTCCCTGGTTGCCGAGGGTACCTATACCCGAAACACCGTTGCTGTGAAATCCGCCCTTCTGGAAATTCGCAAGGCCAAACCGCAGGCCGTGGTGATGGTCGGCGCATATAAGCCTTTGGCCGAATTTGTAAAACTGGCAAAGAAGATGAAGATGGATCCGACTTTCATGACGATTTCCTTTGTTGGTTCCAAGGCTTTCGCGGCGGAGCTGGGCGCGGATGGTGACGGCGTGATCGTCAGCCAGGTGGTCCCCCAACCCTGGGATAACTCCCTGCCGATTGTGGCCGAATATCAGGCGGCGCTTTCCGCATTTGATGCAAATGCCGAACCGGGGTTTGTCTCCTTGGAGGGGTATGTTGCCGGCCGTCTTGCCATTGCGGGATTAAATGCAGCCGGTGCAGATTTAACACGACAGGGGTTTATGGATGCGATGAACGGTCTGGGGAAGATCGACCTGGGAGGTATGACCCTGAATTTCGGACCGAATGACAATCAGGGATCAGATGATGTTTTCCTGACCCGTATCCGCTCTGACGGCAGCTTTGATCCCATCAGCGCGGGCAGCTGA
- a CDS encoding GbsR/MarR family transcriptional regulator: MPVEPTFASVRSDFIEKTGLISQAEGLPRIAGRIFGMLMFDGEMVSFTEIATRLQVSRASISTSIRILEERGLVKRMAKPGERQDFFQLAENPYATMLTGIQKRTQATRDEIAQTIKNLPPAADAVNRLAAYADFYASLDAAVAVALDEVTAKPTR, translated from the coding sequence GTGCCGGTCGAGCCAACATTTGCTTCAGTCAGAAGCGATTTTATTGAGAAAACCGGCCTGATTTCCCAGGCCGAGGGCCTGCCGCGTATCGCGGGGCGGATCTTTGGTATGTTGATGTTCGATGGCGAAATGGTCTCATTCACCGAGATTGCAACGCGCCTTCAGGTCAGCCGGGCCAGCATCAGCACGAGCATTCGTATTCTGGAAGAGCGCGGATTGGTCAAGCGTATGGCAAAGCCCGGCGAACGGCAGGATTTTTTCCAACTGGCCGAAAACCCCTATGCAACCATGTTGACGGGCATTCAGAAGCGCACGCAGGCGACCAGAGACGAGATCGCCCAAACCATCAAAAATCTGCCACCGGCGGCAGATGCTGTAAATCGGTTGGCAGCCTATGCCGACTTTTATGCCTCTCTGGACGCGGCTGTTGCGGTCGCTCTTGATGAAGTGACCGCCAAGCCAACCCGTTAA
- a CDS encoding efflux RND transporter periplasmic adaptor subunit — translation MTKDTAKETAQDTPAEAQNGAPVQELAEENGQTDTPRRALTFADDAGASRSTWMAGALVIAIVGWMGSGFIFPSQEKVAATTRQELEPLAVAVSTSVAESVTQFYQAEGQALPDRDTLMRAEISGDIAEVLVSKGQDVDAGAVIARFDPANNVADSRRAAEELARAQREFDNAEQLLERGVATVDRVTQARAALASAQAQVTAVEQDAKALTITAPFAGRIETLDLDAGEFVSAGTEVGRLVDTTPLTVAIQVPQQSLVRIAVGQSATVKFITGEEREGAVTFVGTSAASETRTFLAEVEVPNEDGAIPAGISAEVVIPTGETTAHFLSASIVSLNTEGTLGIKTVDADNQVEFFPIEVVRAQIDGIWVTGLPESVDVITVGQGYVSEGEVVAPAAQEQK, via the coding sequence ATGACAAAAGATACTGCAAAAGAGACTGCGCAAGACACGCCAGCCGAAGCGCAGAACGGGGCACCCGTGCAAGAGCTTGCCGAAGAAAATGGTCAGACGGATACCCCCCGGCGCGCGCTTACCTTTGCGGATGACGCGGGCGCGTCCCGCTCAACCTGGATGGCAGGTGCATTGGTGATTGCGATTGTCGGCTGGATGGGCAGTGGCTTTATCTTTCCCTCTCAAGAAAAAGTTGCGGCAACGACGCGTCAAGAGCTTGAACCCTTGGCCGTTGCGGTAAGCACATCCGTGGCGGAATCGGTAACCCAATTTTATCAGGCGGAGGGGCAAGCCCTGCCGGATCGCGACACCTTAATGCGTGCAGAGATTTCCGGCGATATTGCCGAGGTTCTGGTGTCAAAAGGGCAAGACGTGGATGCCGGCGCTGTGATCGCGCGGTTTGATCCGGCGAATAACGTCGCAGACAGCCGACGTGCGGCTGAGGAACTGGCACGTGCCCAGCGTGAATTCGACAATGCGGAACAATTGCTTGAACGCGGTGTTGCAACTGTTGATCGCGTGACGCAGGCGCGTGCTGCGCTGGCCTCTGCGCAGGCGCAGGTCACTGCGGTAGAGCAGGATGCAAAGGCGCTGACCATCACCGCACCTTTTGCGGGGCGGATTGAAACCCTTGATCTGGATGCGGGGGAGTTTGTTTCAGCCGGTACAGAAGTCGGACGTCTGGTTGATACCACGCCGCTGACGGTTGCCATTCAGGTGCCGCAGCAGTCACTGGTGCGCATCGCCGTTGGTCAGTCAGCGACCGTTAAATTCATCACCGGAGAAGAGCGCGAAGGCGCGGTTACCTTTGTCGGCACCTCGGCGGCATCTGAAACACGTACCTTTCTGGCCGAGGTTGAAGTGCCCAATGAAGACGGCGCCATCCCTGCGGGCATCTCGGCAGAGGTTGTGATCCCTACCGGAGAAACCACCGCGCATTTTCTATCGGCTTCGATTGTCTCATTGAACACTGAAGGCACGCTGGGGATCAAAACTGTGGATGCCGATAATCAGGTTGAATTTTTCCCGATCGAAGTGGTGCGCGCGCAGATTGACGGCATCTGGGTCACCGGCCTGCCAGAAAGCGTGGATGTGATCACCGTGGGGCAGGGCTATGTCAGTGAGGGCGAAGTTGTGGCCCCCGCCGCGCAGGAGCAGAAATAA